One genomic region from Arthrobacter sp. FB24 encodes:
- a CDS encoding DEAD/DEAH box helicase — protein sequence MSELHTHQLLTDETGTETIEPEETIISDEKPHEIEEKSFADYNVRADIVESLADAGITHPFPIQAMTLPVALAGHDIIGQAKTGTGKTLGFGIPALQRVVGRDDPGFDKLAVPGAPQALVIVPTRELAVQVAKDLENAARKRNARIATIYGGRAYEPQVDSLQKGVEIVVGTPGRLIDLYKQKHLSLKNVKIVILDEADEMLDLGFLPDVETLIAGTPAVRQTLLFSATMPGPVIAMARRYMTQPTHIRAADPDDEGLTKRDIRQLIYRAHSMDKIEVVARILQARGRGRTIIFTKTKRTAAKVAEELVDRGFAAAAIHGDLGQGAREQALRAFRNNKVDVLVATDVAARGIDVDDVTHVINYQCVEDEKIYLHRVGRTGRAGNKGTAVTFVDWDDMPRWGLINKALGLSVPEPVETYSSSPHLYEELDIPEGTKGRLPRDKRVLAGVDAEVLEDLGETGKKTGRGSARDGGRDTARGGSTGGGRDSGRSGGRDSRRSEAGSSRDSSGREGARSGERRRRSSDNTAAAVPAADAAPVAAAPASAPAEVDRATRARRRTRTRRRNGEVVGGGNAAQDGAQHGNTEA from the coding sequence GTGAGTGAATTGCATACGCACCAACTTCTGACCGACGAAACCGGCACTGAAACGATCGAGCCGGAAGAGACCATCATCTCGGACGAAAAGCCGCACGAGATCGAGGAGAAATCGTTCGCGGACTACAACGTCCGCGCCGACATCGTCGAGTCCCTGGCCGACGCCGGAATCACCCACCCCTTCCCCATCCAGGCTATGACGCTGCCTGTGGCCCTCGCCGGCCACGACATCATCGGCCAGGCCAAGACGGGCACCGGCAAGACCCTGGGCTTCGGCATCCCCGCGCTGCAACGCGTGGTGGGACGCGACGACCCCGGCTTCGACAAGCTGGCAGTCCCGGGCGCTCCGCAGGCGCTGGTGATCGTGCCCACCCGCGAGCTCGCCGTCCAGGTTGCCAAGGACCTGGAAAACGCCGCCCGGAAGCGCAACGCCCGCATTGCCACCATTTACGGCGGCCGCGCCTATGAGCCGCAGGTGGATTCCCTGCAGAAGGGCGTCGAGATCGTTGTCGGCACCCCCGGCCGCCTGATCGACCTGTACAAGCAGAAGCACCTGAGCTTGAAGAACGTCAAGATCGTCATCCTCGACGAGGCCGACGAAATGTTGGACCTCGGCTTCCTGCCGGACGTCGAGACACTGATTGCAGGGACCCCCGCCGTCCGCCAGACCCTGCTGTTCTCGGCAACCATGCCCGGCCCGGTCATCGCCATGGCCCGCCGCTACATGACCCAGCCCACGCACATCCGTGCGGCTGATCCGGACGACGAGGGCCTGACCAAGCGCGACATCCGCCAGCTGATCTACCGCGCCCACAGCATGGACAAGATCGAAGTGGTGGCCCGCATCCTGCAGGCACGCGGCCGTGGCCGCACCATCATCTTCACCAAGACCAAGCGCACCGCCGCCAAGGTGGCCGAAGAACTGGTGGACCGCGGGTTCGCTGCGGCCGCCATTCACGGCGACCTTGGCCAGGGTGCCCGGGAGCAGGCCCTCCGGGCCTTCCGCAACAACAAGGTTGACGTCCTGGTGGCCACCGACGTCGCCGCCCGCGGCATCGACGTCGACGACGTCACCCACGTGATCAACTACCAGTGCGTCGAAGACGAAAAGATCTACCTGCACCGCGTGGGCCGCACCGGCCGCGCCGGCAACAAGGGTACCGCCGTGACCTTCGTCGACTGGGACGACATGCCCCGCTGGGGCCTGATCAACAAGGCGCTGGGGCTCAGCGTGCCGGAACCGGTGGAGACCTATTCCTCGTCCCCGCACCTCTACGAAGAGCTGGACATTCCGGAAGGCACCAAGGGCCGCCTGCCCCGCGACAAGCGCGTACTCGCCGGCGTCGACGCCGAGGTCCTGGAGGACCTGGGCGAGACCGGCAAGAAGACCGGGCGCGGCAGCGCACGGGACGGCGGCCGCGACACCGCCCGCGGCGGAAGCACCGGCGGTGGACGCGACAGCGGCCGCTCCGGCGGACGCGATTCCCGCCGCAGCGAGGCCGGGAGCAGCAGGGACAGCTCCGGACGCGAGGGCGCACGTTCAGGTGAGCGCCGCCGTCGTTCTTCCGACAACACTGCGGCAGCCGTTCCGGCGGCCGACGCAGCCCCCGTGGCAGCAGCGCCCGCTTCAGCGCCGGCGGAGGTCGACCGGGCAACCCGCGCCCGCCGCCGCACCCGCACGCGCCGCCGCAACGGCGAAGTGGTGGGCGGCGGAAACGCAGCCCAGGACGGCGCACAACACGGCAACACTGAGGCCTAA
- a CDS encoding DNA-methyltransferase, giving the protein MTDTVWAPDGSNLVVHADNAEYLPTLPDGAFTLIYVDPPFNTGRAQSRQQTTMVRNADGGGDRVGFKGRSYDTIKGALHKYDDAFSDYWSFLEPRLVEAWRLLADDGTLYLHLDYREVHYAKVMLDAIFGRECFLNEIIWAYDYGARAKFRWPTKHDNILVYVKNPAKYHFNSAEVDREPYMAPGLVTPEKRELGKLPTDVWWHTIVSPTGKEKTGYPTQKPEGLIRRVVAASSRPGDWCLDFFAGSGTLGAVAAKLDRKFVCVDQNQPAIEVMSKRLSALASFTSFPPN; this is encoded by the coding sequence ATGACTGACACCGTCTGGGCGCCGGACGGCAGCAACCTGGTGGTACACGCGGACAACGCGGAGTACCTCCCCACGCTGCCGGACGGCGCCTTCACACTCATCTACGTCGACCCGCCGTTCAACACGGGCCGCGCCCAGAGCCGCCAGCAGACCACCATGGTGCGCAACGCGGACGGCGGCGGCGACCGCGTGGGCTTCAAGGGCCGCTCCTACGACACGATCAAGGGTGCCCTGCACAAATACGACGACGCGTTCAGCGACTACTGGTCCTTCCTGGAACCAAGGCTCGTGGAAGCGTGGCGGCTGCTGGCTGATGACGGCACCCTGTACCTCCACCTGGACTATCGGGAAGTCCACTACGCCAAGGTGATGCTGGACGCCATCTTCGGCCGGGAGTGCTTCCTGAACGAGATTATCTGGGCCTACGACTACGGCGCCCGCGCCAAGTTCCGCTGGCCCACGAAGCACGACAACATCCTGGTGTACGTCAAGAACCCTGCCAAGTACCACTTCAACAGCGCTGAAGTGGACCGCGAACCGTACATGGCACCCGGACTGGTCACGCCGGAAAAGCGGGAGCTCGGCAAGCTGCCCACCGACGTCTGGTGGCACACCATCGTCTCCCCCACCGGCAAGGAGAAAACCGGCTACCCGACGCAGAAGCCCGAGGGCCTGATCCGCCGCGTGGTGGCTGCCTCCAGCCGGCCGGGTGACTGGTGCCTGGACTTCTTCGCCGGCTCCGGCACCCTCGGAGCCGTGGCCGCCAAGCTGGACCGGAAGTTCGTCTGCGTCGACCAGAATCAGCCTGCCATCGAGGTCATGTCCAAGCGGCTCAGTGCCCTGGCATCGTTTACGTCGTTCCCACCCAACTGA